In Neokomagataea tanensis, one genomic interval encodes:
- the plsX gene encoding phosphate acyltransferase PlsX, with product MSEAPITSHATVEEPKQVYTLAIDAMGGDRAPDIVLAGLELAADRHPRARVLLIGDEALLRRSMMAYPKAASICDIRHAVASISMDMKPTSALRVRGSSLRVAMESVATGEAQGVVSAGNSGAMLALAKIIIRTLPGISRPAMAAVQPSGRGDVVMLDLGANIACDARNLVEFAVMGEAFAQAALGLSKPTIGLLNVGSEELKGDERLRQAAERLREGVLAEQFHGFVEGHDITAGTTDVVVTDGFTGNIALKTGEGALKLAFGLLKRVFQTNMITRLGYLLVRPGLERMREWIDPRRYNGALFVGLAGIVVKSHGGADGEGFASAIDVAMDAVEHKLNEKIRHRLDQLGMLNDEPVKSAAPSDAVADAQPVG from the coding sequence ATGTCTGAAGCGCCAATTACATCTCACGCAACCGTAGAAGAGCCTAAACAGGTCTATACGCTTGCCATTGATGCAATGGGTGGCGATCGGGCACCTGATATCGTTTTAGCTGGCCTTGAGCTGGCAGCAGACAGGCATCCACGGGCACGGGTTTTGCTCATTGGCGACGAAGCGCTGCTCCGTCGTTCCATGATGGCATACCCGAAAGCCGCAAGCATCTGTGATATTCGGCACGCAGTTGCCAGTATCTCGATGGATATGAAGCCAACATCAGCACTGCGCGTACGCGGGTCTTCCCTGCGTGTTGCAATGGAATCTGTGGCTACAGGTGAGGCGCAGGGCGTTGTCTCCGCTGGCAACAGTGGCGCAATGCTGGCCCTAGCCAAGATTATTATCCGCACACTCCCAGGTATTTCACGCCCGGCTATGGCGGCTGTACAGCCTTCTGGTCGTGGTGACGTCGTAATGCTGGACCTCGGTGCAAATATCGCCTGTGATGCGCGCAACCTCGTTGAATTCGCCGTTATGGGTGAGGCTTTTGCTCAGGCTGCATTAGGGCTGTCTAAGCCTACCATTGGCCTGCTTAATGTCGGCTCGGAAGAGTTGAAGGGCGATGAGCGTTTGCGTCAGGCTGCCGAGCGCCTGCGTGAAGGTGTGCTCGCTGAGCAGTTCCATGGTTTCGTTGAGGGGCATGACATAACGGCCGGTACGACCGACGTTGTGGTGACGGACGGTTTTACAGGCAATATTGCTCTGAAAACCGGGGAAGGTGCCTTAAAACTCGCTTTTGGTCTTTTGAAGCGTGTTTTCCAAACGAATATGATTACCCGCTTGGGTTATTTGCTCGTCCGGCCAGGGCTGGAACGTATGCGCGAGTGGATTGACCCGCGCCGTTATAACGGTGCTCTTTTTGTTGGCTTGGCCGGTATTGTCGTAAAATCGCATGGCGGAGCTGACGGCGAGGGCTTTGCTTCGGCAATTGATGTCGCGATGGATGCGGTTGAGCACAAACTCAACGAAAAAATCCGACACCGTCTAGACCAACTCGGCATGTTGAATGATGAGCCCGTTAAATCGGCGGCTCCGTCTGATGCTGTGGCTGACGCACAACCAGTAGGCTAA
- the rpmF gene encoding 50S ribosomal protein L32: protein MAVPKRKTTPSRRGMRRSHHALQVEAHAECGNCGELKRPHNVCSSCGHYDGREVVAAGKTLKTAVRA from the coding sequence ATGGCCGTCCCTAAAAGAAAGACCACGCCGTCCCGTCGTGGCATGCGTCGCAGCCACCACGCACTTCAGGTTGAAGCACATGCAGAGTGCGGCAACTGCGGTGAGCTGAAGCGCCCACACAACGTTTGCAGCAGCTGCGGTCATTATGACGGCCGTGAAGTTGTTGCCGCTGGCAAGACCCTGAAGACTGCCGTTCGCGCCTAA
- a CDS encoding DUF177 domain-containing protein — MRHVRADGKLQARVTQTCAITAEPFEEILAENFTLNFVPANELPEDDLEFDIDSIDLDAPDDVAHDGKALDLGEAAAEQLALMLDPYPRKPGAGLQEAVDVTPSDEELKAARESGKGSAEGSGRPNPFAALTSLRKGDKLD, encoded by the coding sequence GTGCGCCATGTTCGTGCCGACGGCAAACTCCAAGCGCGCGTGACCCAGACCTGCGCCATCACGGCAGAACCGTTTGAAGAAATTCTGGCAGAAAATTTTACGCTTAATTTTGTGCCAGCAAACGAGTTGCCAGAGGACGACCTCGAGTTTGATATCGATTCTATCGATTTGGATGCTCCGGACGACGTCGCGCATGATGGCAAAGCATTGGATCTTGGTGAAGCCGCAGCAGAACAACTGGCGCTGATGCTTGATCCTTACCCGCGCAAGCCCGGTGCCGGCCTCCAAGAGGCTGTGGACGTGACGCCGAGCGATGAGGAGTTGAAAGCGGCGCGAGAAAGCGGCAAAGGGTCGGCTGAAGGAAGTGGTCGTCCGAATCCGTTTGCGGCTCTTACTTCCCTTCGGAAGGGTGACAAACTTGATTAA
- a CDS encoding outer membrane protein assembly factor BamE: MNSASHPSAQKRTRRNRSFFASTILLCAPLLMGGCSLFSPIPQPRGSLIEKADYSQLIPGTSTQSDAMDLLGSPTAHATFDDNTWIYVSMITSPRPLSFPKIDKQQVVVLNFDNSGVLRKLNTLGKSNAVNVGMVGRTTPAPGTKTSVIQQLLGNVGRYNPMSNMGSTFGGSSGPMSNQGTGNGGSGNTLP, translated from the coding sequence ATGAATAGCGCATCTCATCCATCAGCCCAAAAAAGAACACGTCGTAACAGAAGTTTTTTTGCTTCAACGATTCTGTTATGTGCCCCTCTGCTGATGGGGGGATGTTCATTGTTCAGCCCCATCCCTCAACCGCGAGGGTCGCTGATCGAAAAAGCGGATTACAGCCAGCTGATCCCCGGCACCAGCACACAGTCCGATGCGATGGACTTGCTCGGCTCACCCACAGCCCACGCGACCTTTGACGATAACACATGGATATACGTATCCATGATTACATCCCCTCGCCCTTTGAGTTTTCCGAAAATCGACAAACAACAAGTTGTCGTTCTGAATTTTGATAACAGCGGCGTCCTTCGTAAGCTGAACACGCTTGGCAAAAGCAACGCTGTTAACGTCGGCATGGTGGGGCGCACCACGCCTGCCCCGGGCACCAAAACCTCGGTTATCCAACAATTGCTGGGCAATGTCGGCCGCTACAACCCTATGAGCAATATGGGTAGCACCTTCGGTGGCAGCTCGGGTCCGATGAGCAACCAGGGCACCGGTAATGGCGGCTCAGGCAACACGCTGCCTTAA